AGACTTCGATAACCAAAGGGTCTGAATGGGGGTGTTGGATCCCTTTGGCGTCCTCCGAAGTGAATGATATCGGGTCCGAACAGAGTGAAGGCTCGCTCGGAGCAGTTTGAAGGGCGCAAACTTGTCGTGCCCTCTTCTTTAGTGCGCGAACAGAGTCTGCGCAGTCCTCTGGTGGACAAAGTATCATGGTTATTCGTCCACGGGGAGGGGAATTGACCCGCTCCGGGTTTTGTCCCCTCTGTCGTTTCGGAGGGCCAGGCAGTTCGTCTGCTTGGGGCGCCTCCTCCTGATGATTCACGGGTGCTTGGTTGACCGGCTGTTGGACTGCGTTGGGTAGTCCGTCGTAGCCCCGTCTGCCGACTGCACCACAGCCTCGGTTAGATCGTCCTCCGCGCCATCCCCCTCGGCGACCTCTGCCTCCACGGGCGCTTTTTGGCTGATAAGTAGCTTCGACCTTGCCGGAGAGATACTTCGCGTACAGGTAGTTCTTCAGGTGGACGCACTCTTGTGTGGAGTGACCGGGGTACATGTGAAAATCGCAGTAGAGTTCCTTCAGGTCGGATGGCTGCTTTTCTTGATCGTCCACCTCGGAGACTGCGTGGATGACGCCCTTTTTGCGATCCTGGGGTTCATGGTGCTTGCGGGGTTCGTGGTGTTCGACCCGATGGTTGTTCGTCATGGGTTTTTGCGGCTATTCGggcttcctcctcctcgtccAGTGCGAATATGGAGGCTCGATGCACCGCGTCATCGAGGTCTTTGGGTTCCTGGATGTTGAGGTCCTTTCGTAACGGTGATCCAGGGATCAGGCCCTTTCTGAAGGCTGCCATTGCTGCATCCTCCGGGACGTTGACCTTTGTCAGCTTCTCCTTGAACATGTTCAAGAAGCTGGCGATGGGTTCTCCCCGTTCCTGGGCCATCTCCCATAGATCTGAACTTGTCACGCCTCGTTCAATGAGGATTCGGTAGTTCTTGAGGAAGGCCTTAGATAAGTCGTCAAAGTTGTCGATCGAGTTCGGCTCGAGCATTGTGAACCATACCAAGGCAGGGCCGGAAAGGCTATCTACGAATAGCTGACAGCAACCGGCGTCTGTTCGTCGGTGAATCCTGCCTTTGACATGGTTGCCATGAAGGATGTCATGAACTGGACCGGATCTTTGTCTCCCTGGTAGATCGGAAGCTTCAGCTTGACGTTCGGTATGGCAGCCCGTGCTATCCGTTGAGTGAATGGTGACTGCCGAGTTACTTCGACAATCCTATCGATCTCGGGGGCCGTGCTGATAGCTCGATGGAGGAGCGTGTTCATGCCGCTAATCTGTGACTTGATTTCTTCGAGTTCGAAGCAAGGTCCGGAGTTCGCAAGGCGGGTGACCGGGGCGGCCGAGATCTCGTGTATCCGTAAATTCGGATTCGTCGGTCGAATGCTCGACGTTGTTTGAGGGGGAGGATTCCTCTGCTCGAATTGTGCGTCCGAAAAGTCGAGACGACGAGTGAGACCGCCCAAGTTGAGTGCTGGCGATTGTCCGTCAGAGATCTGTGATGGGGTTGTTTGGGTTACAACGGCGTCAACTCTGCGGTTGGTgtcggagatcatctggtagatctctTTCGTCATGGTGCCGAACAAGATTCTGAAGTCCTCCATGGAAACGACCTACGGATTCTGGACCGCTGGCGTGGTATGAACGGGGAGGTTCCCGTTCTGTGCGCCGATTTGCTGCTCCGTTGTGCGAGCATCCGCCTCGTTATGGGTTTGTTCATCAGAAGGCTCCGTGTCGAGGTTGACTAGCTCTTCGAGAGTTCGTCCTGCACCCTGGCTGGTTTCCCCTTCAGATCTGACCCCGAATGGGAGTTCGGTGGAGGTTCCGGCCAGGTTTGCCGTTGTGTTGACGCGATGACGAGAGTACACGGCAGTGACAGGCCTAGTCGATGCGCCACCCAGTGTCGCGATGTCATCCTGAGAAGGCGTGATGCCCGTGAGATCGGGCGTGCGGTTTGCTTCGGGAACTTCGTTCACGACGGAAGACATTATTGCAAGGCTTTTTAAGGAGAGTTTCCTAGAGAGTAACTTTTCTAGAGACGATTtgcgtccccacagacggcgccaattgtagaaactaggtttccacaatgaatttgtttaaggggggaaacaaattcaatgaagctatctctctagaaaatagatctaaaCCTTGGAATtagaagtaaagaagaagaactcaaagaaattagggtttattgctaagaacaagaggagaactcgattattgtattagattctggatgatttacaatggagaagtctccccttatttatacatgttcgCAGAtcacataatatattaactttccttaacgGACGAAGTGAGATATGGGAAACTGCCTTATTGCTTGAGTCGGCCGCCGCACCGAAGTGGACGtcggttccttcttctccaagactACGTTTCATCCGAACTGATTCCTGGTGACCTAATTGATCCATTAACCGGATTTCCGGTTAAGTAATCAATTAatatttctggtttagctcggtatgtcAGGGGTGCTGAATCCCACACCAACAgtttcaaataaagaaaatttacagTCATATTCATCTACCCACTCGAAATAAAGATTCCTAAAACATGAATTAATGATAAAACTCTATTTGCTTCGTATGAATGCTATAGATGGCGCATGCGATAAAGatgagagaaaacaaatgtgTTTCTATGAATGCTTCATATAATGTGTGTCTACTTTAAAGTCAAAATGAACAGGAAAGATAAACCATAATGtttcttctttatgttttttctaACCCAAGAAAATAGCGATGAAGAAAAANATTCCTTCAATTGACGAAAGGCGATCTCGCATTCCTCGTCCCAATGGAAATCCTTATTCCCGCGAAGAAGTTGGTAAAAGGGGAGGCACTTGTCCGTTGAGCGAGCGATGAAACGATTTAGAGCAGCGATCCGGCCAGTCAGGCGTTGTACTTCTTGCTTGTTGGTCGGTGACGGGAGTCCTAGTATAGCTTCGATCTGCTTAGGATTTGCCTCTATTCCCCGTTCAGTGACGATGTACCCCAGGAATTCCCCGGAAGTTACTCCGAATGTACACTTCGTCGGGTTTAGTTTCATCTGGAATTGATCCAAGATGTCGAAACATTCTGCCAAATGTTGGACATGCTGTTCCGTGATCAGAGATTTTACCAGCATATCGTCTATAGACCTCCATGGTTTTGCCGAGCAGATCCGCAAACATCATGTTTACCAATCGCTGGTAGGTTGCTCCGGCGTTTTTCAATCCGAACGGCATCACTTTGTAGCAGTAGGTCCCCCTATCTGTGATGAATGCCGTTTTCTCGCGGTCGGTTGAGCTCATGGTGATCTGGTTGTAGCCTGAGAAAGCATCCATAAATGAAAGCAACTGGTTTCCAGCCGTGGCTTCGACGAGACGATCTATGTGCGGCAGAGGAAAGCTGTCCTTAGGGCAAgctttgttgagatcggtgaaGTCAACGCAAACTCTCCACttgccgtttttctttttgaccaccaTCGGGTTAGCCAGCCAATCAGGGTATTGGACTTCCATGATTTGATCCGCCTTGAGTAGTCGTTCAACTTCGTCCTAGACCGCCTTGGCTCGATCCTGTCCTAGGCGCCTGCGCTTCTGTCTGATCGGCTTGAACGTGGGGTCGATATTGAGCTTGTGGCACATGACTTCGGGGCTTATCCCGACCATGTCCTTTGTTGACCAGGCAAATGTGGAAGCCCGAGATTGCAGGAAAGCGATCAGCTTAGCCTTTATGCTTTCATCGAGTTCGGCCCCGATACCGACAGTTTGCAAGGGGTCGGAAGGGTCAATATTCGCCTGTAGGATCCGACACTCCGGAGACTTGAGGCGATCCCGCTCCGGCTTTCGGGGACCGGTGAGATGGTTCccgctctgtaattgctatgcggCCTccgtcttcctctgcttcttttcgATAACAGAGCAGGCTCGGGCCACCCTCTGGTCGCCGTAAAGTGTGCAAATTCCTGTAGGAGTtgggaatttgaggcagaggtgataggtcgatggtacggcctgcatcgcatATATCCACGGTACCCCCAAAATAGCGTTGTAGATTGGTGGTGCATCAACGACTACGAACTTAGTCTTCCGGGTCACTCCGCCAGCTCGTACTTGTAGTTTTACGTCTCCCATCGACATCTTGGCGACCCCATCATAGCCCGTCAGCGTTCGAGTTTCGGGTTTTAGTTGGTCTGGTGTGACACCCATTTTTTCTAGCGTTTGCCAACAGAGTACATTGACGGTGCTCCCAGTGTCAATCAGGACTCGTTCGACGTCAAAGTCGCCCATCAAGACTTCGATAACCAAAGGGTCTGAATGGGGGTGTTGGATCCCTTTGGCGTCCTCCGAAGTGAATGATATCGGGTCCGAACAGAGTGAAGGCTCGCTCGGAGCAGTTTGAAGGGCGCAAACTTGTCGTGCCCTCTTCTTTAGTGCGCGAACAGAGTCTGCGCAGTCCTCTGGTGGACAAAGTATCATGGTTATTCGTCCACGGGGAGGGGAATTGACCCGCTCCGGGTTTTGTCCCCTCTGTCGTTTCGGAGGGCCAGGCAGTTCGTCTGCTTGGGGCGCCTCCTCCTGATGATTCACGGGTGCTTGGTTGACCGGCTGTTGGACTGCGTTGGGTAGTCCGTCGTAGCCCCGTCTGCCGACTGCACCACAGCCTCGGTTAGATCGTCCTCCGCGCCATCCCCCTCGGCGACCTCTGCCTCCACGGGCGCTTTTTGGCTGATAAGTAGCTTCGACCTTGCCGGAGAGATACTTCGCGTACAGGTAGTTCTTCAGGTGGACGCACTCTTGTGTGGAGTGACCGGGGTACATGTGAAAATCGCAGTAGAGTTCCTTCAGGTCGGATGGCTGCTTTTCTTGATCGTCCACCTCGGAGACTGCGTGGATGACGCCCTTTTTGCGATCCTGGGGTTCATGGTGCTTGCGGGGTTCGTGGTGTTCGACCCGATGGTTGTTCGTCATGGGTTTTTGCGGCTATTCGggcttcctcctcctcgtccAGTGCGAATATGGAGGCTCGATGCACCGCGTCATCGAGGTCTTTGGGTTCCTGGATGTTGAGGTCCTTTCGTAACGGTGATCCAGGGATCAGGCCCTTTCTGAAGGCTGCCATTGCTGCATCCTCCGGGACGTTGACCTTTGTCAGCTTCTCCTTGAACATGTTCAAGAAGCTGGCGATGGGTTCTCCCCGTTCCTGGGCCATCTCCCATAGATCTGAACTTGTCACGCCTCGTTCAATGAGGATTCGGTAGTTCTTGAGGAAGGCCTTAGATAAGTCGTCAAAGTTGTCGATCGAGTTCGGCTCGAGCATTGTGAACCATACCAAGGCAGGGCCGGAAAGGCTATCTACGAATAGCTGACAGCAACCGGCGTCTGTTCGTCGGTGAATCCTGCCTTTGACATGGTTGCCATGAAGGATGTCATGAACTGGACCGGATCTTTGTCTCCCTGGTAGATCGGAAGCTTCAGCTTGACGTTCGGTATGGCAGCCCGTGCTATCCGTTGAGTGAATGGTGACTGCCGAGTTACTTCGACAATCCTATCGATCTCGGGGGCCGTGCTGATAGCTCGATGGAGGAGCGTGTTCATGCCGCTAATCTGTGACTTGATTTCTTCGAGTTCGAAGCAAGGTCCGGAGTTCGCAAGGCGGGTGACCGGGGCGGCCGAGATCTCGTGTATCCGTAAATTCGGATTCGTCGGTCGAATGCTCGACGTTGTTTGAGGGGGAGGATTCCTCTGCTCGAATTGTGCGTCCGAAAAGTCGAGACGACGAGTGAGACCGCCCAAGTTGAGTGCTGGCGATTGTCCGTCAGAGATCTGTGATGGGGTTGTTTGGGTTACAACGGCGTCAACTCTGCGGTTGGTgtcggagatcatctggtagatctctTTCGTCATGGTGCCGAACAAGATTCTGAAGTCCTCCATGGAAACGACCTACGGATTCTGGACCGCTGGCGTGGTATGAACGGGGAGGTTCCCGTTCTGTGCGCCGATTTGCTGCTCCGTTGTGCGAGCATCCGCCTCGTTATGGGTTTGTTCATCAGAAGGCTCCGTGTCGAGGTTGACTAGCTCTTCGAGAGTTCGTCCTGCACCCTGGCTGGTTTCCCCTTCAGATCTGACCCCGAATGGGAGTTCGGTGGAGGTTCCGGCCAGGTTTGCCGTTGTGTTGACGCGATGACGAGAGTACACGGCAGTGACAGGCCTAGTCGATGCGCCACCCAGTGTCGCGATGTCATCCTGAGAAGGCGTGATGCCCGTGAGATCGGGCGTGCGGTTTGCTTCGGGAACTTCGTTCACGACGGAAGACATTATTGCAAGGCTTTTTAAGGAGAGTTTCCTAGAGAGTAACTTTTCTAGAGACGATTtgcgtccccacagacggcgccaattgtagaaactaggtttccacaatgaatttgtttaaggggggaaacaaattcaatgaagctatctctctagaaaatagatctaaaCCTTGGAATtagaagtaaagaagaagaactcaaagaaattagggtttattgctaagaacaagaggagaactcgattattgtattagattctggatgatttacaatggagaagtctccccttatttatacatgttcgCAGAtcacataatatattaactttccttaacgGACGAAGTGAGATATGGGAAACTGCCTTATTGCTTGAGTCGGCCGCCGCACCGAAGTGGACGtcggttccttcttctccaagactACGTTTCATCCGAACTGATTCCTGGTGACCTAATTGATCCATTAACCGGATTTCCGGTTAAGTAATCAATTAatatttctggtttagctcggtatgtcAGGGGTGCTGAATCCCACACCAACAgtttcaaataaagaaaatttacagTCATATTCATCTACCCACTCGAAATAAAGATTCCTAAAACATGAATTAATGATAAAACTCTATTTGCTTCGTATGAATGCTATAGATGGCGCATGCGATAAAGatgagagaaaacaaatgtgTTTCTATGAATGCTTCATATAATGTGTGTCTACTTTAAAGTCAAAATGAACAGGAAAGATAAACCATAATGtttcttctttatgttttttctaACCCAAGAAAATAGcgatgaagaaaaaataaaccatTGATTAGTAGTGGCCTAGTGGGGAATACAAAGCTTCCAactcaaatttacaaaaatctAATCAATGTATTGTTGATTCTTCTCCTCTACTTCTTCGCATTCACATGGAATCTCTCACTCACTAACTTCTGCAATCATGAGTGCGTTATAACCTAATCTAtttatcaatatatgtaacatcACGTATTAAACACTACATGGGCAAAAATTTATTAGACATTATACATCTCCACATCGATTTAACAACtaccatttttttggtattatctAACTTTATACACCCAAAAAtacttcttttggttttatttgtgggatataatatatatgagctGGCGGATTTGCATATTCAAGCATAAGATTCATACTATTGTTTGTACTCTTGCTAGATTTAAAGTATTTGTATCCTAATATATGTGgacattcttttgtttttattttgagacACTAGTTAGCTGCTTGGGGTGCCCCAGATATAAGAAACATACAACTGTTTTGTTCAGTAGTTAGCtagattcaaatatatatatttttttatttttcttaatcttattGTTAACTTTCGTTTTCTTGTGGGTTCCTTCGAAAATTTTGTGTGGATGATCGCACTCATTCGTTAACTGACGAAACATAACTTACCGaaacatcaaatattatatatatatatttttaaaaaatataatatgggatgcatcatgcatgcatatatataacaattagattttgaatggtagctgtaagaaaaaaaaaaaaacaagaagactaTAAATGTGggattaaatttttcatttttggaagGAATATGTAATTGAATCGGTCGGAAAGGGTGTAAAAATCTACAAGAATTTAAGTATCCACCTAATTTCTTTTAAGTTAAAAGCAAACAAAGAGCCAGAATATGATGGGTGGCAAATAATTAGATGATTCAATATCAGTccatttttgattaattttctaATACTATTAAATGGATGAGTCATCCCCAAAATCTATTGGTGTGTGTCCCCTCCATGTGAAGGCGATAAGTAAATCTCCAAATActtttttaacattttgattAATCATTCTCTCAAGTCAACACGATCTCACGACATTCACACTAAGAAGCTTACCCCCTTTTTCGATGTATGCACCTTCATtagattcttctttttacttcttctttggATCTATATGTAATATAGGATAAATAACTAATTCTATCATGTCGTTTGGTTATTTCCTTTCCTAGCAAATTGGTCATACTTCTGTATTTTTACGTCGGCACGATAGTTGTTCAATTCTTCACATTCTCATTTTTGGTGGATTGACAGAAAAAATCAACTGATATGACAGACAAATATTCTGAATTTTCTGATAGCAAAATCGGAGAGTCAATGGAAACACTATCATTATTAGGTATTTACCAGCTTCACATAAAAATAAGATACCTTGTTTTTATAATCTAGATTTGAAgttatctttgattttaaaatatttaatgtgtTTATTTATACCAGGTAGGCAGGTACcaaatgtttaatatatttctaaatgACATATATAGCTGtaatgatttttcaaaaaaggAGGTTTGTTTAGAAACATTCGGAAGAACGTACTAGACTTCTAGTGACAGCACATGGAAATAATAACTCTCATATGGGACTGgaaatatttttacaaacaaacaaatgacaAACTTATGAATCCTCCCAACCCGGAAagtaaaataatgtttttattatgacAGTGGTCAGTGGTaacttcttaaaattatttaatagagAAAAGTAGTTTTTATATTCGAAATATGGAAACATGAGGTTAAATGTCCCGGAGTACACAGGGTACATATTATAATACGACCCAAGTCCTAACCATAATATTATCATCACACAGTACTGTATCTTACTATTCTACGCAAAGTATCCCACTAAATAAtgctttataaaaataaaattcatggGGGACAtatgatgaatgaatgaaatatatatagcaCGAGGCCTTTTTGACAAAATTGACATCATAAGttgaaaacaaaacagtaactgagaagcaaaaaaaaaaactcccatCAAAAACCCCAATTGCCCCCACACTACTACTTACTTGCTCATCATCAATCAATGCTTCAACCACACTTttgtaacaacaacacaaacctcACACTAATCCAACGAAACCCTTCATTCTCTTTCCAAATTTTCAACATTCcccaagaaagaaaagacaGCAACTTTAATTAAAAGCTTCTTCTTGAGTTGTTACTTCAGTTTCCAAAAGTAAACAAGAagatatgatgatgaagaagaagaaaggcacCAACTTTAAGCTACTCTGTTTACTTCTGTTCCTGGGTTCGATCCAGACAAACGGATTCGGCATTGGAGTTGGAGTAGGAATCGGCGGCGGAGACGGAGACGGTGACGACGGAGTTTGGATCGGTGCCGGCGGTGGAAACCCTAATTCCAATCCTGGCTCAGCTCCAAAGCAGCAGACAACAAATG
The Camelina sativa cultivar DH55 chromosome 15, Cs, whole genome shotgun sequence DNA segment above includes these coding regions:
- the LOC104748946 gene encoding uncharacterized protein LOC104748946 produces the protein MTNNHRVEHHEPRKHHEPQDRKKGVIHAVSEVDDQEKQPSDLKELYCDFHMYPGHSTQECVHLKNYLYAKYLSGKVEATYQPKSARGGRGRRGGWRGGRSNRGCGAVGRRGYDGLPNAVQQPVNQAPVNHQEEAPQADELPGPPKRQRGQNPERVNSPPRGRITMILCPPEDCADSVRALKKRARQVCALQTAPSEPSLCSDPISFTSEDAKGIQHPHSDPLVIEVLMGDFDVERVLIDTGSTVNVLCWQTLEKMGVTPDQLKPETRTLTGYDGVAKMSMGDVKLQVRAGGVTRKTKFVVVDAPPIYNAILGVPWIYAMQAVPSTYHLCLKFPTPTGICTLYGDQRVARACSVIEKKQRKTEAA
- the LOC104748947 gene encoding uncharacterized protein LOC104748947 — translated: MTNNHRVEHHEPRKHHEPQDRKKGVIHAVSEVDDQEKQPSDLKELYCDFHMYPGHSTQECVHLKNYLYAKYLSGKVEATYQPKSARGGRGRRGGWRGGRSNRGCGAVGRRGYDGLPNAVQQPVNQAPVNHQEEAPQADELPGPPKRQRGQNPERVNSPPRGRITMILCPPEDCADSVRALKKRARQVCALQTAPSEPSLCSDPISFTSEDAKGIQHPHSDPLVIEVLMGDFDVERVLIDTGSTVNVLCWQTLEKMGVTPDQLKPETRTLTGYDGVAKMSMGDVKLQVRAGGVTRKTKFVVVDAPPIYNAILGVPWIYAMQAVPSTYHLCLKFPTPTGICTLYGDQRVARACSVIEKKQRKTEAA